A stretch of the Massilia varians genome encodes the following:
- a CDS encoding rhodanese-like domain-containing protein has protein sequence MQHMTAPELAARLADPAAEQPMLLDVRENWEFETCHIAGSTQIPMHLVPIRAGELPDDREIVCICHHGARSMQVAAFLERNGFDNVTNLTGGIHAWAVQVDPSMPKY, from the coding sequence ATGCAGCACATGACCGCCCCGGAGCTCGCTGCCCGGCTTGCCGATCCGGCAGCCGAGCAGCCGATGCTGCTGGACGTGCGCGAAAACTGGGAATTCGAGACCTGCCATATCGCAGGCTCGACCCAGATCCCGATGCACCTGGTACCCATCCGTGCCGGCGAACTGCCAGATGACCGAGAGATCGTGTGCATCTGCCACCACGGGGCGCGCAGCATGCAAGTGGCTGCCTTCCTCGAACGGAACGGATTTGACAACGTAACGAATTTGACGGGCGGAATACACGCCTGGGCCGTGCAGGTCGATCCTTCGATGCCGAAGTACTGA
- a CDS encoding protein-L-isoaspartate O-methyltransferase family protein: MNIEQARFNMIEQQIRPWNVLDQDVLDLLHVVKREGFVPAAYQNLAFADVEIPLPGGEAMFNPKVEARIVQELAVKKHENVLEIGTGSGYMAALLAHKARHVTTVEIQPEAVKLAQENLARAGITNVTVEEGNGASGWDKGAPYDVILVSGGLPVLPEALLKQVKVGGRIGAILGEAPAMSFNIITRTSETGYDTVKLFETIVKPLTGAQAPSRFQF, from the coding sequence ATGAATATCGAACAAGCCCGCTTCAACATGATCGAACAGCAAATCCGTCCGTGGAACGTGCTTGACCAGGACGTGCTGGACCTGCTGCACGTAGTCAAGCGCGAAGGATTCGTGCCGGCCGCGTACCAGAACCTGGCGTTTGCCGACGTCGAGATCCCGCTGCCGGGCGGTGAAGCGATGTTCAACCCGAAGGTCGAAGCGCGCATCGTGCAGGAACTGGCGGTCAAGAAGCATGAGAACGTCCTCGAAATCGGCACCGGTTCGGGCTACATGGCGGCACTGCTGGCGCACAAGGCGCGCCACGTGACCACCGTCGAGATCCAGCCGGAAGCCGTGAAACTGGCGCAGGAAAACCTGGCGCGCGCCGGCATCACCAACGTGACGGTCGAAGAAGGCAATGGCGCCAGCGGCTGGGACAAGGGCGCGCCCTACGACGTGATCCTGGTGTCGGGCGGCCTGCCGGTGCTGCCGGAAGCACTGCTCAAGCAGGTGAAGGTGGGCGGCCGCATCGGCGCGATCCTGGGCGAGGCGCCGGCGATGAGCTTCAACATCATCACGCGCACGTCGGAAACCGGCTACGACACGGTCAAGCTGTTCGAGACCATCGTCAAGCCGCTGACCGGCGCGCAGGCGCCGTCGCGCTTCCAGTTCTGA
- a CDS encoding TetR/AcrR family transcriptional regulator, which translates to MQCPLDSKPRWERRKDARPQELLAAAIDLFVERGFAATRLEDVARRAGVSKGTLYLYYTNKEELFKAVVRESILPFLGKAETSVAEFDGHSSDLLRDVVMNWSRQIGQSKASGLGKLMLAEAVNFPDLAKFYRDEVMSRTIHMISSIVERGVSRGEFRHVDVLQMTQVLIAPMMMLNVWRHSAVLPCGEGELQPQAFLENLLDLTLNGLLPRSA; encoded by the coding sequence ATGCAATGTCCACTCGACAGCAAGCCGCGGTGGGAACGCCGGAAGGATGCCCGTCCCCAGGAGCTCCTTGCTGCCGCAATTGACCTGTTCGTTGAACGCGGCTTCGCCGCCACCCGCCTGGAAGACGTGGCGCGCCGCGCCGGTGTCTCCAAGGGCACGCTCTATCTCTACTATACGAACAAGGAAGAACTGTTCAAGGCCGTGGTGCGCGAAAGCATCCTGCCTTTCCTGGGCAAGGCCGAGACCTCGGTGGCCGAATTCGATGGCCACAGCAGCGACCTGCTGCGCGACGTGGTCATGAACTGGTCGCGCCAGATCGGCCAGAGCAAGGCGTCGGGCCTGGGCAAGCTGATGCTGGCCGAGGCCGTCAATTTCCCCGATCTGGCCAAGTTCTACCGGGACGAGGTCATGAGCCGCACCATCCACATGATTTCGAGCATCGTCGAGCGCGGCGTCAGCCGGGGCGAGTTCCGCCATGTCGACGTCCTGCAGATGACCCAGGTGCTGATCGCACCGATGATGATGCTCAACGTGTGGCGGCACTCGGCCGTGCTCCCTTGCGGGGAAGGCGAGCTGCAGCCCCAGGCCTTCCTCGAGAACCTGCTTGACCTGACTCTGAACGGTCTTCTTCCCCGCAGTGCCTGA
- a CDS encoding SDR family oxidoreductase, with protein sequence MSSPLKPLNRQVVVITGASSGIGLATAQEAGKQGAKLVLAARGADVLEAVVQGLVENGVDAVAVVADVAERAQVERIARVAIARHGRIDTWINNAGGTIYGRLDQVSEDDSRRLFDINFWGMVHGSLVALPHLTRQGGALINLGSEASEVAIPMQGMYSASKHAVKGFTDALRIEVEHMDGAPVSITLIEPTAVDTPLPQHARNYMDCEPRLPSPQVDPHEVAAAILHAAVTPMRTVRVGMMAELDVLMEKIVPGLTDRLSVLQVPRQQQDAPPRNPDGALYASRANGRIYGPS encoded by the coding sequence ATGTCCAGTCCCCTCAAACCCCTGAACCGCCAGGTCGTCGTGATCACCGGCGCCTCGAGCGGCATCGGCCTGGCCACGGCGCAGGAAGCGGGCAAGCAGGGCGCCAAGCTGGTGCTGGCCGCGCGCGGGGCCGACGTGCTCGAGGCGGTCGTGCAGGGACTGGTCGAGAACGGTGTCGACGCCGTCGCCGTGGTGGCCGACGTCGCCGAGCGCGCCCAGGTCGAACGCATCGCCCGGGTCGCGATCGCGCGCCATGGCCGCATCGATACCTGGATCAATAATGCCGGCGGCACCATTTACGGCCGGCTCGACCAGGTATCTGAGGACGACAGCCGGCGCTTGTTCGACATCAATTTCTGGGGCATGGTGCACGGTTCGCTGGTGGCGCTGCCGCACCTCACGCGCCAGGGCGGCGCCCTGATCAACCTCGGCAGCGAAGCCTCCGAGGTGGCGATCCCGATGCAGGGCATGTATTCGGCCAGCAAGCACGCCGTCAAGGGATTTACCGATGCGCTGCGCATCGAGGTCGAGCACATGGACGGGGCGCCGGTATCGATCACGCTGATCGAGCCGACCGCCGTCGACACGCCGCTGCCCCAGCATGCGCGCAATTACATGGACTGCGAACCCAGGCTGCCTTCGCCGCAGGTCGATCCGCACGAGGTGGCGGCCGCCATCCTGCATGCGGCCGTGACGCCGATGCGCACGGTGCGGGTCGGCATGATGGCCGAACTCGATGTGCTGATGGAGAAGATCGTCCCCGGCCTGACGGACCGCCTGTCGGTGTTGCAGGTGCCGCGCCAGCAGCAGGATGCGCCGCCGCGCAATCCGGACGGCGCTCTGTATGCATCGCGGGCGAACGGCCGCATCTACGGTCCGTCATGA
- a CDS encoding YkgJ family cysteine cluster protein: protein MQCRSNCGACCTAPSITSPIPGMPDGKPAGVPCVQLGEDNRCLVFGRPERPAFCGGLQPSLEMCGDSREQAIRWLDELEKATAP, encoded by the coding sequence ATGCAGTGTAGAAGCAACTGCGGCGCCTGCTGCACCGCGCCCTCGATCACCAGCCCGATTCCCGGCATGCCTGACGGCAAGCCGGCTGGCGTGCCTTGCGTGCAGCTGGGCGAGGACAATCGCTGCCTGGTCTTCGGCCGGCCCGAGCGACCGGCGTTCTGCGGCGGGCTGCAGCCCTCGCTGGAAATGTGCGGGGACAGCCGCGAGCAGGCGATCCGCTGGCTGGATGAATTAGAGAAGGCGACCGCACCGTAG
- a CDS encoding undecaprenyl-diphosphate phosphatase encodes MDILLAIKAIIMGLVEGFTEFLPISSTGHLILAGSLLNFTGEKVKVFEIAIQAGAMLAVIWEYRQRIATVLAGLGSDPKQQKFVLNLIIAFIPAALLGFLLSGMIKAELFAPVPVATAFIVGGLVILWVERRHTGKDRQARVETVDDMSATDALKVGIAQAFALIPGTSRSGATIIGGMLFGLSRKAATEFSFFLAIPTLLAATVYSVLKERHLLSMADLPMFGLGGLAAFGSAFLCVRWLLRYISTHDFTIFAWYRIVFGILVLVTAHFGLVTWAE; translated from the coding sequence ATGGACATTCTTCTCGCCATCAAGGCGATCATCATGGGCCTGGTCGAAGGCTTCACCGAGTTCCTCCCGATTTCCTCCACCGGGCACCTGATCCTGGCGGGCAGCCTGCTCAATTTCACCGGCGAGAAGGTCAAGGTTTTCGAGATCGCCATCCAGGCCGGCGCCATGCTGGCCGTGATCTGGGAGTACCGCCAGCGCATCGCGACCGTGCTCGCGGGCCTCGGTTCGGATCCGAAGCAGCAGAAGTTCGTCCTCAACCTGATCATCGCCTTCATTCCGGCGGCCCTGCTCGGCTTCCTGCTCAGCGGGATGATCAAGGCCGAACTGTTCGCGCCGGTGCCGGTGGCCACCGCCTTCATCGTGGGCGGCCTGGTCATCCTGTGGGTGGAACGCCGCCATACCGGCAAGGACCGCCAGGCCCGCGTGGAAACCGTGGACGATATGAGCGCCACGGACGCGCTCAAGGTCGGCATCGCCCAGGCCTTCGCCCTGATTCCGGGCACCAGCCGCTCGGGCGCGACCATCATCGGCGGCATGCTGTTCGGCCTGTCGCGCAAGGCGGCCACCGAATTTTCCTTCTTCCTGGCGATCCCGACCCTGCTGGCGGCCACCGTGTACTCGGTGCTCAAGGAGCGCCACCTGCTGTCGATGGCCGACCTGCCGATGTTCGGCCTGGGCGGCCTGGCGGCCTTCGGTTCGGCCTTCCTGTGCGTGCGCTGGCTCCTGCGCTACATCAGCACGCACGACTTCACGATCTTCGCCTGGTACCGTATCGTATTCGGTATCCTGGTCCTCGTGACCGCACACTTCGGCCTAGTGACCTGGGCTGAATAA
- the recQ gene encoding DNA helicase RecQ, whose protein sequence is MTSEIGARALHVLETVFGYPAFRGQQADIVEHVASGGDALVLMPTGGGKSLCYQIPALLREGVGVVVSPLIALMQDQVDALEEVGVRAAFLNSTQTFEETLRIERLVRSGEIDLVYVAPERLLTQRCLELFDVSPISLFAIDEAHCVSQWGHDFRPEYIRLSVLHERYPGIPRIALTATADLQTREEIAHRLQLDDARKFVSSFDRPNIRYSIVEKTTGRKQLLDFISSEHPQDSGIVYCLSRKKVEETADFLNEHGIRALPYHAGMEYSQRAANQSRFLREDNITMVATIAFGMGIDKPDVRYVCHLDLPKSLEGYYQETGRAGRDGLPASAWMAYGLQDVVLQRRMIDESEADETFKRVLSMKLDAMLGLCETLSCRRMRLLDYFGERSGPCGNCDTCLIPPIQVDGTVPMQKLLSAIYRVDQRFAAGHVIDVLRGAQTERISQWHHDKLTVYGVGADRSEPEWRAIVRQAIALGFVTVDHDAFSSLKLTDAARPVLKGEQKVQLRQYQKPVKAKRPSSRAAGSYEELELSRSEQAIFERLRTWRMGTAREHGVPAYVVFQDATLREIAKVKPGSLDALRGVSGVGEKKLVSYGDEIVAIINEMM, encoded by the coding sequence ATGACAAGCGAAATCGGCGCGCGCGCCCTCCACGTCCTCGAGACGGTCTTCGGCTATCCCGCTTTCCGCGGGCAACAGGCCGACATCGTCGAGCACGTGGCCAGCGGCGGCGACGCACTCGTCCTGATGCCCACCGGCGGCGGCAAGTCGCTGTGCTACCAGATCCCCGCGCTGCTGCGCGAGGGCGTGGGCGTGGTCGTCTCGCCGCTGATCGCGCTCATGCAGGACCAGGTCGATGCACTGGAAGAAGTCGGCGTGCGCGCCGCCTTCCTGAACTCCACCCAGACCTTCGAGGAAACCCTGCGCATCGAGCGCCTGGTGCGCAGCGGCGAGATCGACCTCGTCTACGTGGCGCCCGAGCGCCTGCTGACGCAGCGCTGCCTGGAACTGTTCGACGTCTCGCCGATCTCGCTGTTCGCCATCGACGAAGCCCACTGCGTGTCGCAGTGGGGCCACGACTTCCGCCCGGAATACATCCGTCTGTCGGTCCTGCACGAGCGTTACCCGGGCATTCCGCGCATCGCCCTCACCGCGACCGCCGACCTGCAGACCCGCGAGGAAATCGCGCACCGCCTGCAGCTCGACGACGCGCGCAAGTTCGTCTCGTCCTTCGACCGCCCGAACATCCGCTATTCCATCGTCGAGAAGACCACCGGCCGCAAGCAGCTGCTCGATTTCATCAGCAGCGAGCACCCGCAGGATTCCGGCATCGTCTACTGCCTGTCGCGTAAAAAGGTCGAGGAGACCGCCGACTTCCTGAACGAGCACGGCATTCGCGCCCTGCCCTACCATGCCGGCATGGAGTACAGCCAGCGCGCCGCCAACCAGTCGCGCTTCCTGCGCGAAGACAACATCACGATGGTGGCGACCATCGCCTTCGGCATGGGCATCGACAAGCCCGACGTGCGCTACGTCTGCCACCTGGATCTCCCCAAGAGCCTCGAGGGTTACTATCAGGAGACCGGCCGCGCCGGCCGCGACGGCCTGCCGGCCAGCGCCTGGATGGCCTATGGTTTGCAGGACGTGGTGCTGCAGCGCCGGATGATCGACGAATCCGAAGCCGACGAGACCTTCAAGCGCGTGCTGTCGATGAAGCTCGACGCCATGCTCGGCCTGTGCGAAACCCTCAGCTGCCGGCGCATGCGCCTGCTCGACTACTTCGGCGAGCGCTCCGGTCCCTGCGGCAACTGCGACACCTGCCTGATCCCGCCGATCCAGGTCGACGGCACGGTGCCGATGCAGAAGCTGCTGTCGGCCATCTACCGCGTCGACCAGCGCTTCGCCGCCGGCCACGTGATCGACGTGCTGCGCGGCGCGCAAACCGAGCGCATCAGCCAGTGGCACCACGACAAGCTCACCGTCTACGGCGTCGGCGCCGACCGCTCCGAACCGGAGTGGCGCGCCATCGTGCGCCAGGCCATCGCGCTCGGCTTCGTCACCGTGGACCACGACGCCTTCAGCTCGCTGAAGCTGACCGACGCCGCGCGTCCCGTGCTCAAGGGCGAACAGAAGGTGCAGCTGCGCCAGTACCAGAAACCGGTCAAGGCCAAGCGGCCTTCGTCGCGCGCTGCCGGCAGCTACGAGGAACTGGAACTGTCGCGCTCCGAACAGGCCATCTTCGAGCGCCTGCGCACCTGGCGCATGGGCACCGCGCGCGAGCACGGGGTGCCGGCCTATGTGGTGTTCCAGGATGCGACCCTGCGCGAGATCGCCAAGGTCAAGCCGGGCTCGCTGGACGCGCTGCGCGGCGTGTCCGGCGTCGGCGAGAAGAAACTGGTGTCGTATGGCGACGAGATCGTCGCCATCATCAATGAAATGATGTAA
- the trmB gene encoding tRNA (guanosine(46)-N7)-methyltransferase TrmB: MLYDPTEHRIRSFVTRAGRLSTAQARALEELGPKYLIEYKKETLDLEQAFGRKAPVILEIGFGMGDTTAHIARLMPEKDFIGVEVHTPGVGSLLKQIGEQGIENLRLIQHDVVEVLNHMIADGSLAGVHVFFPDPWHKARHNKRRLIQPAFVKVLCDKLAPGGYIHCATDWEDYAVQMLEVLGNEAQLENTAEGYAPQPSYRPLTKFENRGLKLGHGVWDLVFTKK, from the coding sequence ATGCTGTACGATCCGACCGAACACCGCATCCGCAGCTTCGTCACGCGGGCCGGCCGCCTGTCGACCGCCCAGGCGCGCGCGCTGGAGGAGCTCGGCCCCAAGTACCTGATCGAGTACAAGAAGGAGACGCTGGACCTGGAACAGGCCTTCGGCCGCAAGGCGCCGGTGATCCTGGAAATCGGCTTCGGCATGGGCGACACCACCGCGCACATCGCGCGCCTGATGCCGGAGAAGGATTTCATCGGCGTCGAGGTGCACACGCCGGGCGTGGGCAGCCTGCTCAAGCAGATCGGCGAGCAGGGCATCGAGAACCTGCGCCTGATCCAGCACGACGTGGTCGAGGTGCTGAACCACATGATCGCGGATGGTTCGCTGGCCGGCGTGCACGTGTTCTTCCCGGACCCGTGGCACAAGGCGCGCCACAACAAGCGCCGCCTGATCCAGCCGGCCTTCGTGAAGGTCCTGTGCGACAAGCTGGCGCCGGGCGGCTACATCCATTGCGCCACCGACTGGGAAGACTACGCGGTGCAGATGCTCGAGGTGCTGGGCAATGAAGCGCAACTCGAGAACACGGCCGAAGGCTACGCGCCGCAGCCGTCCTACCGGCCGCTGACCAAGTTCGAGAATCGCGGCCTCAAGCTGGGCCACGGCGTGTGGGACCTGGTCTTCACCAAAAAGTAG
- a CDS encoding succinylglutamate desuccinylase/aspartoacylase family protein — MQSVKHPIAVDENVATAHLTSFHYGSPGAGKKVYIQAAVHADEVPAMLVAHFLRQELERLDAEGRVKGEVILVPAANPIGLSQVIHGAPFGRYHLATGTNFNRLYKHVADELKKSLEGKLGSDVDANIALIREHARHQVGLWEPKDDVETLKKTLLSMAIDADIVLDLHCDNEALMHMYTGTPLVESVEPLMALLGARVLLVAKASGGEAFDEACSRLWWDLAEHFEGTAIPPSCVAVTVELRGENDVRYDYARQDAAALLQYLGHAGMLDIPLAPLPETPCRATPLNAVEPLAAPHAGVLVFHKKLGELVEAGEPVADIVNPVSGQVSTLCAEHAGLLFASTAHRHLLRGMHVCKIAGTESFRSGDLLSA, encoded by the coding sequence ATGCAATCAGTGAAACACCCGATCGCCGTCGACGAGAACGTCGCCACCGCCCACCTGACTTCCTTCCACTACGGCAGCCCAGGCGCCGGCAAAAAGGTCTACATCCAGGCCGCCGTCCACGCCGACGAGGTGCCCGCCATGCTGGTGGCCCACTTCCTGCGCCAGGAACTGGAGCGTCTGGACGCCGAGGGCCGGGTCAAGGGCGAGGTCATCCTGGTGCCGGCGGCCAATCCGATCGGCCTGTCCCAGGTCATCCACGGCGCGCCCTTCGGCCGCTACCACCTGGCCACCGGCACCAACTTCAACCGCCTGTACAAGCACGTGGCGGACGAGCTCAAGAAGTCGCTCGAAGGCAAGCTCGGCAGTGACGTGGACGCCAACATCGCCCTCATCCGCGAGCACGCCCGCCACCAGGTGGGACTGTGGGAGCCGAAGGACGACGTCGAGACGCTGAAGAAGACCTTGCTGTCGATGGCGATCGATGCCGACATCGTGCTCGACCTCCACTGCGATAACGAAGCGCTGATGCACATGTACACCGGCACGCCGCTGGTGGAAAGCGTGGAGCCCCTGATGGCGCTGCTGGGCGCGCGCGTGCTGCTGGTGGCCAAGGCCTCGGGCGGCGAGGCCTTCGATGAAGCCTGCAGCCGCCTGTGGTGGGACCTGGCCGAGCACTTCGAGGGCACGGCGATTCCGCCCTCCTGCGTCGCGGTCACGGTCGAGCTGCGCGGCGAGAACGACGTGCGCTACGACTACGCGCGCCAGGACGCTGCCGCCCTGCTGCAGTACCTGGGCCATGCCGGCATGCTCGACATCCCGCTCGCGCCGCTGCCGGAAACGCCCTGCCGCGCAACGCCGCTCAATGCCGTCGAGCCGCTGGCCGCACCGCATGCGGGCGTGCTGGTCTTCCACAAGAAGCTGGGCGAGCTGGTCGAAGCGGGCGAGCCGGTGGCGGACATCGTCAACCCGGTCAGCGGCCAGGTGAGCACCTTGTGCGCGGAACACGCCGGGCTGCTGTTCGCGAGCACCGCGCACCGGCACCTGCTGCGCGGCATGCATGTGTGCAAGATCGCCGGCACCGAATCCTTCCGCTCGGGCGACCTGCTCAGCGCCTGA
- a CDS encoding DUF6064 family protein — MSEWWTYSLSDLLMFSARTYYRQFELMNREWWPLQLLALCAGAAILGGIAQRRLASARVAFALLAAAWLWVGWAYHLQRYADINTGAPYFAAAFFLQAALHAWMAWEAPPPPALPTPAVAMAFPLALLALVGYPLLAPLDGRGWWQAEVFGVAPDPTALLTLGALMFWRAPWSLWVVPLLWCAASTATVLELHAARPWWPAAGALLALGAMLWEKFRR, encoded by the coding sequence ATGAGCGAATGGTGGACCTATTCGCTGTCGGACTTGTTGATGTTCTCGGCGCGGACCTATTACCGCCAGTTCGAGCTGATGAACCGCGAGTGGTGGCCGCTGCAGCTGCTGGCACTCTGCGCCGGCGCGGCCATCCTGGGCGGCATTGCGCAGCGGCGCCTGGCCAGCGCACGGGTCGCCTTCGCGCTGCTGGCCGCGGCCTGGCTGTGGGTGGGTTGGGCCTACCACCTGCAGCGCTATGCCGACATCAACACCGGTGCGCCGTATTTCGCCGCCGCTTTTTTCCTGCAGGCCGCCCTGCATGCCTGGATGGCGTGGGAAGCGCCGCCGCCGCCGGCGCTTCCCACGCCTGCGGTGGCCATGGCCTTTCCCCTCGCGCTGCTGGCGCTGGTCGGCTACCCCTTGCTGGCGCCGCTCGACGGCCGCGGCTGGTGGCAGGCCGAGGTCTTCGGTGTCGCGCCCGACCCGACGGCACTGCTCACGCTCGGCGCCCTGATGTTCTGGCGCGCGCCATGGTCGCTGTGGGTGGTGCCGTTGCTATGGTGCGCCGCCAGCACCGCGACCGTGCTCGAGCTGCACGCGGCGCGGCCCTGGTGGCCGGCGGCGGGCGCGCTGCTTGCGCTGGGCGCCATGCTGTGGGAGAAGTTCAGGCGCTGA
- a CDS encoding aldo/keto reductase, translated as MPIASRSRRRLLASLLALPAFAHAQGRPMLLTRAIPSSGEGLPLVGLGSWITFNVGRDPQARAECAAVMRQFFASGGRLIDSSPMYGSAQAVIGEAVGKLKPAQLFSADKVWIGDGAQGPAQLETSRRLWQIPRFDLLQVHNLLAWEAHLLTLLRMKREGRLRYVGITTSEGRRHGEILKIMASQPIDFVQVSYNALDREVEQRILPLARERRIGVIVNRPFRQGDLTRALAGKRLPGWAAEIGCSSWAQALLKFIVAHPSVTCAIPATSSVAHVRENLLAATGPLPDEALRRRIVQDVERLA; from the coding sequence ATGCCCATTGCCTCCCGATCGCGCCGCCGCCTGCTCGCCTCGCTGCTGGCCTTGCCGGCCTTCGCCCATGCCCAGGGGCGGCCGATGCTCCTGACGCGCGCCATTCCGTCTTCCGGCGAAGGGCTGCCGCTGGTCGGCCTGGGCAGCTGGATCACCTTCAACGTCGGGCGCGATCCGCAAGCGCGCGCCGAGTGCGCGGCCGTCATGCGCCAGTTTTTCGCCAGCGGCGGCCGGCTCATCGATTCCTCGCCCATGTACGGCTCGGCCCAGGCGGTGATCGGGGAAGCCGTCGGCAAGCTCAAGCCCGCGCAGCTGTTCTCGGCCGACAAGGTGTGGATCGGCGACGGCGCGCAGGGACCGGCGCAGCTTGAAACCTCGCGCCGGCTGTGGCAAATCCCGCGCTTCGACCTGCTGCAGGTGCACAACCTGCTGGCCTGGGAAGCGCACCTCTTGACGCTGCTGCGGATGAAGCGGGAAGGGCGGCTACGCTACGTCGGCATCACCACCTCGGAAGGGCGCCGTCATGGCGAGATCCTGAAGATCATGGCCAGCCAGCCGATCGACTTCGTGCAGGTCTCGTACAACGCGCTCGACCGCGAAGTGGAGCAGCGCATCCTGCCGCTGGCGCGCGAGCGGCGCATCGGCGTGATCGTCAACCGGCCGTTCCGCCAAGGCGACCTGACCCGGGCGCTGGCGGGCAAGCGCCTGCCCGGCTGGGCCGCGGAGATCGGCTGCAGCAGCTGGGCGCAGGCGCTGCTCAAGTTCATCGTTGCGCACCCGAGCGTCACCTGCGCGATTCCCGCCACTTCCAGCGTCGCCCACGTGCGCGAGAACCTGCTGGCCGCGACCGGGCCGCTGCCGGACGAGGCGCTGCGCCGCCGCATCGTCCAGGACGTCGAAAGGCTGGCATGA
- a CDS encoding sialidase family protein: MRFPVRTRLLVLAALLACMPVRSAPDPRAVHWLPVQDVASGGGTKGPWRQNDSQYDYVDDGTLAFLPGGRLAVAWVDQRRKEVLLRVFTPDGRGHGAAVDVSRSPDTFSWMPRIAADGPDTLHVLWQEIVFSGGAHGGEILYARSIDGGRSFSQPVNLSNSPGGDGKGRLDRDTWSNGSLDLAVDADGKVYVAWTDYDGALWLARSHDGGRGFTPPQRIAGDNALPARGPALALDTGDTLYLAWTVGEDPDADIRVSRSPDRGASFSPPVLVGAKGARADAPRLAFDGGGRLHLVYMEGTGKQPAAIRHVRSEGPELAFGTPRTLSAHGEAAMAPQLAADAQGRVHVAWESAQGLRYIRVANTIVPVTVPHGRPGAGARQGSQQGLLGRKLAAGDGMVALVNSSLAAGHGSRVWLMRGRLPDS; the protein is encoded by the coding sequence ATGCGATTCCCCGTTCGCACCCGCCTGCTCGTCCTTGCCGCGCTACTGGCCTGCATGCCGGTCCGGTCCGCGCCGGACCCGCGCGCCGTTCACTGGCTGCCCGTGCAGGACGTCGCCAGCGGCGGCGGCACCAAGGGGCCGTGGCGTCAGAACGACTCGCAGTACGACTACGTGGACGACGGCACCCTCGCCTTCCTGCCCGGCGGCCGCCTGGCCGTGGCCTGGGTCGACCAGCGCCGCAAGGAGGTGCTGCTGCGGGTCTTCACGCCGGATGGACGCGGGCACGGCGCAGCGGTGGACGTCTCGCGCAGTCCCGATACCTTTTCCTGGATGCCGCGCATCGCGGCGGACGGTCCGGACACGCTGCACGTGCTGTGGCAGGAGATCGTCTTCTCGGGCGGCGCGCATGGCGGCGAGATCCTGTATGCGCGCTCCATCGATGGGGGCCGCAGCTTTTCCCAGCCGGTGAACCTGTCGAACTCGCCGGGCGGCGACGGCAAGGGACGCCTGGACCGCGACACCTGGTCGAACGGTAGCCTGGACTTGGCGGTGGATGCGGACGGCAAGGTCTACGTGGCCTGGACGGACTACGATGGCGCCCTGTGGCTGGCGCGCTCGCACGACGGCGGGCGCGGTTTCACGCCGCCGCAGCGGATCGCCGGCGACAATGCACTCCCGGCGCGCGGCCCGGCGCTTGCCCTCGACACGGGCGACACGCTCTACCTGGCCTGGACCGTGGGCGAGGACCCGGACGCCGACATCCGCGTCAGCCGCTCGCCGGACCGCGGCGCCAGTTTTTCTCCGCCGGTACTGGTCGGCGCCAAGGGGGCGCGGGCCGATGCGCCGCGCCTGGCGTTCGATGGCGGCGGAAGGCTGCATCTGGTCTACATGGAGGGGACGGGAAAGCAGCCGGCGGCGATCCGCCACGTGCGCTCCGAGGGCCCCGAGCTGGCGTTCGGCACGCCGCGCACCCTGTCGGCCCATGGCGAAGCGGCGATGGCGCCGCAGCTGGCGGCCGATGCGCAGGGCCGCGTGCATGTCGCATGGGAGTCGGCGCAGGGGCTGCGCTACATCCGGGTAGCCAACACGATCGTCCCGGTCACCGTGCCGCATGGCAGACCGGGTGCGGGAGCACGCCAGGGCAGCCAGCAAGGGCTGCTCGGCAGGAAGCTCGCGGCCGGCGACGGGATGGTCGCGCTGGTCAACAGCAGCCTGGCTGCCGGCCACGGCAGCCGGGTATGGCTGATGCGCGGGCGCCTGCCTGATTCTTGA
- a CDS encoding helix-turn-helix domain-containing protein, with protein sequence MLRQLRSERQLTQEELGFRAGLQRKHISALELAQKQPSLSTLFALSKALDIRTSRFIALVELAWVDPNEIKQTSLS encoded by the coding sequence GTGCTGCGGCAACTGCGGTCTGAGCGTCAACTCACCCAAGAAGAGCTGGGTTTCCGGGCTGGCCTCCAACGGAAACATATCTCTGCGCTAGAACTAGCGCAAAAACAGCCTTCCCTCTCTACATTGTTTGCGTTGTCAAAAGCATTGGACATACGTACAAGCAGATTCATCGCGCTCGTTGAGCTTGCTTGGGTAGACCCAAATGAAATCAAGCAGACCTCTCTGTCGTAG